One genomic window of Micrococcus flavus includes the following:
- a CDS encoding helix-turn-helix domain-containing protein, translating to MGRPPSIPAEKKTRIVLSVLAGEMSIAEAARKEKVSEQSIGRWKAEFLEAGKTALVAGRSGPSSREEQLEAEVAELTQALGEAHLEARVWKKSAEGRLGPSRTSR from the coding sequence ATGGGTAGACCACCCTCGATTCCGGCGGAGAAGAAGACCCGGATAGTGCTGAGCGTGCTGGCCGGCGAGATGTCCATCGCCGAAGCGGCACGCAAGGAGAAAGTCAGTGAGCAGTCCATCGGACGGTGGAAGGCCGAGTTCCTGGAAGCCGGCAAGACCGCCCTGGTGGCCGGCAGGTCCGGACCATCCTCCCGAGAGGAACAGCTGGAGGCCGAGGTCGCCGAGCTGACCCAGGCCTTGGGCGAGGCACACCTGGAAGCCAGGGTGTGGAAGAAGTCCGCGGAGGGCCGGCTGGGCCCTTCGAGGACCTCGAGGTGA
- a CDS encoding cadmium resistance transporter — protein MILTSVLQAMGLFAATNIDDIIVLSLFFARGSGQRGTTARILAGQYLGFAGILGAAVLVTIGAGAFLPSAAIPYFGLIPLGLGLWAAWQAWRGDDDDDDDEAKVAGKKVGVWTVAGVTLANGGDNIGVYTPVFLSVEPLAVVAYCIVFLALVAVLVALAKFVATRPPIAEVLERWEHILFPIVLIGLGIVILVSGGAFGL, from the coding sequence ATGATCCTCACCTCGGTCTTGCAGGCGATGGGCCTGTTCGCAGCGACCAACATCGACGACATCATCGTGCTCTCCCTCTTCTTCGCGCGAGGGTCAGGCCAGCGCGGCACTACCGCCCGCATTCTGGCCGGCCAGTACCTCGGATTCGCCGGCATCCTCGGTGCCGCGGTCCTGGTGACCATCGGCGCCGGAGCATTCCTGCCCTCGGCAGCCATCCCGTACTTCGGTCTCATCCCTCTGGGCCTCGGCCTCTGGGCCGCATGGCAGGCCTGGCGCGGAGACGATGACGACGATGACGACGAGGCCAAGGTTGCCGGCAAGAAGGTCGGCGTGTGGACAGTCGCAGGCGTCACCCTTGCCAACGGCGGCGACAACATCGGCGTCTACACCCCTGTCTTCCTCAGCGTGGAACCTCTCGCAGTAGTCGCCTACTGCATCGTCTTCCTCGCGCTCGTCGCGGTCCTGGTGGCCCTGGCAAAGTTCGTCGCCACCCGCCCCCCGATCGCCGAAGTGCTCGAACGCTGGGAGCACATCCTCTTCCCCATCGTTCTCATCGGCCTCGGCATCGTGATCCTCGTCAGCGGCGGAGCCTTCGGACTCTGA
- a CDS encoding GNAT family N-acetyltransferase, with product MPDIIEFPLPASSDDPHWRAYCRLGDEYNHELLGTTEWDDSPEDTLIAARAETDYTQRRYLAYVDGEAVGYARVLINHVDDPDAAALNVYVHPRHRGRGHGRALADRLVQDTTGKTRFETWPMTPPPVPGARVLTPSSRAGTVPADHPGVRLAQSYGFSLGQVERVSRYDVAAPAVDPAEALGEAERHSEDYEVHAWEGDADASLRADLAVLKARMSTDVPAGDLTVAEQTWDAERVRRREEQILLTGRLFRAVVRHRGTGRIVGLNELVAPRSRTSGVVDQWDTIVLPEHRGHRLGMRVKAANLIALREAMPEARAIITWNAEENRPMLDVNEALGFRPILVEAAMEATAPLRRPASPQNRLQE from the coding sequence ATGCCTGACATCATCGAGTTCCCCCTGCCCGCCTCGTCGGACGACCCCCACTGGCGGGCCTACTGCCGCCTCGGAGACGAGTACAACCACGAGCTGCTCGGCACCACCGAGTGGGACGACTCCCCCGAGGACACCCTCATCGCGGCCCGCGCCGAGACGGACTACACCCAGCGCCGCTACCTGGCGTACGTCGACGGCGAGGCGGTCGGCTACGCCCGCGTCCTGATCAACCACGTCGACGACCCTGACGCGGCCGCCCTCAACGTCTACGTCCACCCGCGGCACCGCGGACGGGGCCATGGCCGCGCACTGGCCGACAGGCTCGTCCAGGACACCACCGGCAAGACCCGGTTCGAGACCTGGCCCATGACCCCGCCGCCCGTTCCCGGTGCACGGGTCCTCACCCCCTCGAGCAGGGCCGGCACGGTCCCGGCCGACCACCCCGGGGTGCGCCTCGCCCAGTCCTACGGGTTCTCCCTCGGCCAGGTCGAGCGGGTGAGCCGGTACGACGTCGCCGCGCCCGCCGTCGACCCGGCCGAGGCCCTCGGCGAGGCCGAGCGGCACTCGGAGGACTACGAGGTGCACGCCTGGGAGGGCGACGCCGACGCGTCCCTGCGCGCCGACCTCGCCGTCCTCAAGGCGCGCATGTCCACGGACGTGCCCGCCGGGGACCTGACCGTCGCGGAGCAGACGTGGGATGCGGAGCGCGTCCGCCGCAGGGAGGAGCAGATCCTCCTGACCGGGCGCCTCTTCCGCGCCGTGGTCCGCCACCGCGGCACCGGCCGGATCGTCGGGCTCAATGAACTCGTCGCGCCGCGCTCCCGGACGAGCGGCGTCGTCGACCAGTGGGACACCATCGTGCTGCCCGAGCACCGCGGCCACCGGCTGGGGATGCGCGTGAAGGCCGCGAACCTGATCGCGCTGCGCGAGGCGATGCCCGAGGCCCGCGCGATCATCACCTGGAACGCCGAGGAGAACCGGCCCATGCTGGACGTCAACGAGGCCCTCGGCTTCCGGCCGATCCTCGTGGAGGCGGCGATGGAGGCGACGGCGCCGCTGCGCCGGCCGGCCAGCCCTCAGAATCGACTGCAAGAATGA
- a CDS encoding PadR family transcriptional regulator: MSRTSALAHGELTDAALHVMLALTRPRHGYAVMQFLTERSDGRLTLGPASLYTTLKKLRDAGFIEELDGDDARRVHRLTPRGRGVLMSDIDRRRRLLAMADQIMETT; encoded by the coding sequence ATGAGCCGCACCTCCGCCCTTGCGCACGGCGAGCTCACGGACGCCGCCCTGCACGTGATGTTGGCCCTCACCCGGCCACGCCATGGCTACGCCGTCATGCAGTTCCTCACCGAGCGGAGCGATGGCCGCCTCACCCTCGGCCCGGCCTCGCTCTACACCACGTTGAAGAAGCTCCGGGACGCCGGGTTCATCGAAGAGCTCGACGGCGACGACGCCCGCCGCGTCCATCGCCTCACCCCCCGGGGACGCGGTGTCCTGATGAGTGACATCGATCGCCGACGCCGCCTCCTGGCGATGGCCGACCAGATCATGGAGACGACATGA
- a CDS encoding DUF2812 domain-containing protein — protein MSTTRMSSGLAFTPEKDLAMFEDMARRGQRLAGFSLAAHGWRFEDAEPEDVIFDMAYETDPDDDYLDLFRAAGWTPVLTYGHIHFFKAVPGTAPVHTGTESRLEEALDNRSLFLRYTAVTLAAVLLVVLVMTAVDWPRAAMMAAATLSAVALVYTSFPLVGYHRQVQRLRRMSAVS, from the coding sequence ATGAGCACCACACGCATGAGCAGCGGGCTGGCCTTCACCCCGGAGAAGGACCTCGCGATGTTCGAGGACATGGCCCGCCGCGGCCAGCGGCTGGCCGGATTCTCCCTGGCCGCCCACGGCTGGCGCTTCGAGGACGCCGAGCCCGAGGACGTCATCTTCGACATGGCCTACGAGACCGACCCCGACGACGACTACCTCGACCTCTTCCGGGCCGCCGGATGGACGCCCGTGCTCACCTACGGCCACATCCACTTCTTCAAGGCCGTCCCGGGCACCGCCCCCGTCCATACCGGCACGGAGTCACGACTCGAGGAGGCACTCGACAACCGCTCCCTGTTCCTGCGCTACACCGCAGTGACGCTCGCCGCCGTGCTCCTGGTCGTGCTGGTGATGACGGCCGTCGACTGGCCTCGCGCGGCGATGATGGCGGCCGCGACGCTGAGTGCGGTGGCCCTGGTGTACACGAGCTTTCCGCTCGTCGGCTATCACCGCCAGGTGCAGCGGCTGCGTCGCATGTCCGCGGTCTCATGA
- a CDS encoding IS3 family transposase, with translation MSTARFCQLFDMPERTWRRWQAKARTGTAVKGPWPQPGRQAARELVVKHALAHPAWGHRKIWAMVRHHGHVVSEATVLRILRDEGLILPAQYQRERRKLAERRKAAFATKPSGPNQVWQLDFSEFETTTGGTWRLAGCRDYWSKYEHPFHVSPTGNQHDAIDAIELALADYEAMFGHPLVEACPVDPETGELLAVVTIVTDNGGPFRSFRFESFIAAHPELHHVRTRVKTPGQNGSRERGFGTLKYERLYLDEIDDAIVLAERAEDYRIEYNELRPHEAVSWNRPKEVHLGLADPTTPTFKTKEILPTT, from the coding sequence ATGTCGACCGCGAGGTTCTGCCAGCTCTTCGACATGCCCGAGCGGACCTGGCGCCGCTGGCAGGCCAAGGCCCGCACCGGGACGGCGGTGAAGGGACCGTGGCCGCAACCGGGACGGCAGGCCGCCAGGGAACTGGTGGTCAAGCACGCGCTGGCCCATCCGGCGTGGGGGCATCGGAAGATCTGGGCAATGGTCCGCCACCACGGGCATGTGGTTTCCGAGGCGACCGTGCTGCGGATCCTGCGCGACGAGGGGCTGATTCTGCCCGCGCAGTACCAACGGGAGCGACGGAAGCTGGCCGAGCGGCGCAAGGCCGCGTTCGCCACCAAGCCCTCAGGCCCGAACCAAGTCTGGCAGCTGGACTTCAGTGAGTTCGAGACCACCACCGGAGGGACCTGGCGGCTGGCCGGGTGCCGGGACTACTGGTCCAAGTACGAGCACCCCTTCCACGTTTCGCCCACCGGGAACCAGCACGACGCGATCGACGCGATCGAGTTGGCCCTGGCCGACTACGAGGCTATGTTCGGTCACCCGCTGGTCGAGGCCTGCCCGGTCGATCCCGAGACCGGTGAGCTGTTGGCCGTGGTGACCATCGTGACGGACAACGGCGGGCCGTTCCGGTCCTTCCGCTTCGAGTCCTTCATCGCCGCCCACCCCGAGCTACACCACGTGCGTACCCGAGTGAAGACCCCGGGGCAGAACGGGTCCCGTGAACGCGGCTTCGGCACGCTGAAGTACGAGCGGCTCTACCTGGACGAGATAGACGACGCGATCGTGCTCGCCGAGCGGGCCGAGGACTACCGGATCGAGTACAACGAGCTCCGGCCCCACGAGGCCGTCTCATGGAACCGGCCCAAGGAGGTGCACCTGGGCCTGGCCGACCCCACCACCCCGACATTCAAAACCAAGGAAATCCTGCCAACTACTTGA
- a CDS encoding adenylate kinase codes for MPSASIDHVRQARRVLLHGVTGAGKSTAAVRLGAVLGLPVTLVDEEFGWLPGWVPRPEAEQTALADSVTAGEAWVLDSAYGFYRPMVMERADVVIALDYSRARTFTRLVRRTIRRVVGQGEMCNGNRESWRRVLGEESILRWHAATFDRKRAWAREREAAAEGAPVLRLSTPRQWERVLARLEGRRQAP; via the coding sequence ATGCCCTCCGCCTCGATCGACCACGTGCGGCAGGCCCGCCGCGTCCTGCTCCACGGGGTCACGGGGGCCGGGAAGTCCACCGCGGCCGTGCGGCTCGGCGCTGTGCTCGGCCTGCCGGTCACCCTCGTGGACGAGGAGTTCGGCTGGCTGCCGGGCTGGGTCCCGCGGCCGGAGGCCGAGCAGACCGCCCTGGCGGACTCGGTCACGGCGGGGGAGGCCTGGGTGCTGGACTCCGCCTACGGCTTCTACCGGCCGATGGTCATGGAGCGGGCCGACGTCGTCATCGCCCTGGACTACTCGCGGGCCCGGACCTTCACGCGCCTGGTGCGGCGCACGATCCGCCGGGTGGTGGGGCAGGGGGAGATGTGCAACGGCAACCGCGAGTCCTGGCGTCGGGTGCTCGGGGAGGAGTCGATCCTGCGCTGGCACGCCGCCACGTTCGACCGCAAGCGGGCATGGGCCCGGGAGCGGGAGGCCGCGGCGGAGGGGGCGCCGGTGCTGCGCCTGAGCACGCCGCGACAGTGGGAGCGGGTGCTGGCCCGGCTGGAGGGCAGGCGGCAGGCTCCCTGA
- a CDS encoding GNAT family N-acetyltransferase: MPERPAPTPPAATPGPAPAVHAAGFDELDRTTAYRLWQLRSLVFVVEQDCPYLDLDGRDLEPATVHLWVEDEAGTPVATLRLLDDGDVARIGRVVTHPDARGRALAGALLDEAVARIGGRPSVLDAQAHLAHWYARWGYAPDGPEFLEDGIPHMPMRRAGTGATDGRRAHI; the protein is encoded by the coding sequence ATGCCCGAGCGCCCCGCCCCCACGCCGCCCGCCGCCACACCCGGCCCCGCCCCTGCCGTCCATGCCGCGGGCTTCGACGAGCTCGACCGGACGACGGCCTACCGCCTCTGGCAGCTGCGGTCGCTGGTGTTCGTCGTCGAGCAGGACTGCCCCTACCTGGACCTGGACGGCCGCGACCTCGAGCCGGCCACCGTCCACCTGTGGGTTGAGGACGAGGCGGGCACGCCCGTCGCCACGCTGCGGCTGCTGGACGACGGCGACGTCGCCCGGATCGGCCGCGTCGTCACCCACCCCGACGCGCGGGGCCGGGCCCTGGCCGGGGCGCTGTTGGACGAGGCGGTCGCCCGGATCGGCGGGCGGCCGAGCGTGCTGGACGCCCAGGCCCACCTGGCGCACTGGTACGCCCGCTGGGGCTACGCGCCGGACGGGCCGGAGTTCCTCGAGGACGGGATCCCGCACATGCCGATGCGGCGGGCGGGAACGGGTGCGACGGACGGGCGTCGCGCGCACATCTGA
- a CDS encoding GDSL-type esterase/lipase family protein: MPETQPAQLFSFGTLTQPQVQHALFGGPVPSQPAGLPGHGLVYVPITDPDVIRLSGAAEHRGLARRVEEAVQGHVLTLSTEQLAAADAYEVDAYVRRRVQLTTIGPGDEPRTGTAWAYVAADPLTAAERIAVVGDSIAFGLDDPDGGWAGQLTRQHGNTYGRRVWNLAVPGLTLRQLTHHIDAETALRRVDTVVIAAGINDLAANHGPAHPAELVTMMDAMCTRLEGVGRRPVVLTPVWLDVKRASEQFSMQVRPQDAANYRDRLICWATQTHRDVIDLWPVLEGRTDRFTDGVHPDAEGHAQLWKRMAPNPTAR; the protein is encoded by the coding sequence ATGCCTGAGACTCAGCCGGCCCAGCTCTTCTCCTTCGGGACCTTGACCCAGCCGCAGGTGCAACACGCTCTCTTCGGCGGACCCGTGCCCTCCCAGCCTGCCGGCCTCCCCGGCCATGGCCTGGTGTACGTCCCCATCACGGACCCCGATGTCATCCGTCTCTCTGGCGCCGCTGAGCACCGGGGCCTGGCCCGACGGGTGGAGGAGGCCGTTCAGGGCCACGTGCTCACCCTGAGCACCGAGCAACTGGCCGCCGCCGACGCCTACGAAGTGGACGCCTACGTCCGCCGGCGGGTGCAGCTCACCACGATCGGTCCAGGGGACGAACCCCGCACCGGTACGGCATGGGCCTACGTCGCCGCAGACCCATTGACCGCCGCTGAACGCATCGCCGTCGTGGGCGACTCGATCGCGTTCGGTCTTGACGACCCCGACGGAGGCTGGGCCGGACAACTGACACGACAGCACGGCAACACCTACGGGCGGCGGGTATGGAATCTCGCCGTCCCCGGCCTCACTCTCCGACAGCTCACCCATCACATCGACGCTGAGACTGCTCTGCGCCGTGTGGACACCGTCGTCATCGCGGCCGGCATCAACGACCTGGCCGCCAACCACGGCCCCGCCCATCCTGCCGAGCTCGTGACGATGATGGACGCGATGTGCACCCGGCTGGAGGGCGTCGGTCGCCGACCCGTCGTCCTGACGCCCGTGTGGCTCGACGTCAAGCGCGCCTCCGAGCAGTTCAGCATGCAGGTACGCCCTCAGGACGCCGCGAACTACCGTGACCGGCTGATCTGCTGGGCCACTCAGACCCACCGCGACGTCATAGACCTCTGGCCCGTCCTGGAAGGTCGGACGGACCGGTTCACCGACGGGGTCCATCCCGACGCCGAGGGCCACGCCCAGCTCTGGAAGCGTATGGCTCCCAACCCGACAGCCCGATAA
- a CDS encoding NAD(P)H-binding protein, translated as MTTSAPLSPATAPDDAGPDGGSRLILVTGASGYVGGRLVPKLIDAGHRVRTTRRDESKEQPWWADRVETVTMDVNDADQVRAACEGVDVVYYLVHGMGGKDFVEKDREAAEIMRDAADEAGVGRIVYLSGLIPPEAPEEELSDHLSSRLEVERILSQAQASVITLRAAVLMGSGSTSFEVIRQISERMPLQTVPTWMDHLVQPIAIVDALEALVASADVDSPTRSYDIGGPEQLRYPELLSRYAELAGLTRPQVDVPLLPTKLVSVLAGRMTDVPAPVVEALLDSLHHDMVCQEQDFVRDLLPQGYELMGLDESIRRSLADPRETEPADPDAADPMGPMPHDPSWAGGGDQSLFQRAADTARDVLPGRD; from the coding sequence ATGACCACCTCAGCCCCCCTCTCCCCCGCCACCGCACCCGACGACGCCGGCCCCGACGGCGGCTCCCGCCTGATCCTGGTGACCGGCGCCAGCGGGTACGTCGGCGGCCGCCTGGTCCCGAAGCTGATCGACGCCGGCCACCGCGTCCGCACCACCCGCCGCGACGAGTCCAAGGAGCAGCCGTGGTGGGCGGACCGGGTCGAGACGGTCACCATGGACGTGAACGACGCCGACCAGGTCCGGGCGGCCTGCGAGGGCGTCGACGTCGTCTACTACCTCGTGCACGGGATGGGCGGGAAGGACTTCGTCGAGAAGGACCGTGAGGCCGCCGAGATCATGCGGGACGCCGCGGACGAGGCCGGCGTCGGGCGCATCGTGTACCTTTCCGGCCTGATCCCCCCGGAGGCGCCGGAGGAGGAGCTTTCCGACCACTTGTCCTCCCGCCTGGAGGTGGAACGGATCCTCAGCCAGGCGCAGGCGAGCGTGATCACCCTGCGCGCGGCGGTGCTGATGGGCAGCGGCTCCACGTCCTTCGAGGTCATCCGCCAGATCAGCGAGCGCATGCCCCTGCAGACCGTGCCGACCTGGATGGACCACCTCGTCCAGCCCATCGCGATCGTGGACGCGCTCGAGGCCCTGGTGGCCTCCGCCGACGTCGACTCCCCCACCCGCAGCTACGACATCGGCGGCCCCGAGCAGCTGCGCTACCCCGAGCTGCTCTCCCGCTACGCCGAGCTGGCCGGCCTCACCCGGCCCCAGGTGGACGTCCCGCTGCTGCCGACAAAGCTGGTGAGCGTCCTCGCCGGGCGCATGACGGACGTGCCCGCCCCCGTGGTGGAGGCCCTCCTCGACAGCCTGCACCACGACATGGTCTGCCAGGAGCAGGACTTCGTGCGGGACCTGCTGCCGCAGGGCTACGAGCTGATGGGCCTGGACGAGTCGATCCGCCGGTCCCTGGCGGACCCGCGGGAGACCGAGCCCGCGGACCCGGACGCGGCCGATCCGATGGGCCCGATGCCCCACGACCCCTCCTGGGCCGGCGGCGGGGACCAGTCCCTGTTCCAGCGGGCAGCCGACACCGCCCGTGACGTGCTGCCCGGCAGAGACTGA
- the cmtR gene encoding Cd(II)/Pb(II)-sensing metalloregulatory transcriptional regulator CmtR codes for MLTIASRLDVMNRLGRALADPTRSRIILTLLDHPAYPAELARDLDLTRPNVSNHLACLRDCGIVVSEPEGRRTRYEIADSHLAQALTALVDATLAVDEDAPCIDPACSLPGCDAAGEGA; via the coding sequence ATGCTGACTATTGCTTCGCGTCTCGACGTGATGAACCGCCTGGGTCGTGCACTGGCCGACCCCACTCGATCCCGGATCATCTTGACCCTGCTCGACCATCCCGCTTACCCGGCGGAACTGGCCCGAGATCTGGACCTGACACGCCCGAACGTGTCCAACCACCTGGCATGCCTGCGCGATTGCGGGATCGTCGTCTCCGAGCCCGAGGGTCGTCGGACACGATATGAGATCGCCGATTCGCACCTGGCGCAGGCGCTGACGGCACTGGTCGATGCCACCCTGGCAGTGGACGAAGACGCCCCGTGCATCGATCCCGCCTGCTCGCTTCCCGGATGCGACGCAGCTGGGGAGGGCGCATGA
- a CDS encoding GNAT family N-acetyltransferase: protein MTRTLEEIWPPYGLVVEAGDLRMTALREADVPEVLDVVAGGIHDPSWTPFLFPWTDAPAEEMPANYLRFFASTLTRTVDGDVSLELVVRRNGRVIGMQGMNGPDVAGTRRLETGSWLGLPFQGQGLGTRMRRMMCALAFDGLGLDAVTSSAWEDNAASRRVSEKVGYRETGRGQAERRGVPTGEVYFELRPEELVRGDEPVRITGAEELRLFLGLGHS from the coding sequence ATGACCCGCACCCTCGAGGAGATCTGGCCGCCCTACGGACTCGTCGTCGAGGCCGGCGACCTGCGGATGACCGCGCTGCGCGAGGCCGACGTGCCGGAGGTGCTCGACGTCGTCGCCGGCGGGATCCACGACCCCTCCTGGACGCCGTTCCTCTTCCCATGGACGGACGCCCCGGCCGAGGAGATGCCCGCCAACTACCTGCGGTTCTTCGCCTCCACCCTCACCCGCACTGTGGACGGCGACGTGAGCCTCGAGCTTGTGGTGCGGCGGAACGGCCGGGTGATCGGCATGCAGGGCATGAACGGCCCCGACGTCGCCGGCACCCGCCGCCTGGAGACCGGCTCCTGGCTGGGCCTGCCGTTTCAGGGCCAGGGGCTGGGCACCCGGATGCGGCGGATGATGTGCGCGCTCGCGTTCGACGGTCTGGGCCTCGACGCCGTCACCTCCTCCGCCTGGGAGGACAACGCCGCCTCCCGCCGGGTCAGCGAGAAGGTCGGCTACCGGGAGACCGGCCGCGGCCAGGCTGAGCGTCGCGGCGTGCCGACCGGCGAGGTGTACTTCGAGCTGCGCCCGGAGGAGCTCGTGCGCGGGGACGAGCCGGTGCGGATCACGGGAGCCGAGGAGCTGCGGCTCTTCCTCGGGCTGGGTCACAGCTGA
- a CDS encoding ISL3 family transposase: MPEPTLYCRARGDYCTCCDLLVGLPGLHVLTAERDDNDRLVVTVESAPEPMGCRSCGVIARGHGRIEVSLVDAPAFGRPVRIIWRKRRWLCPDPACEVGSFIEQDEKVAAPRAVLTTRACRWAIEQIRREHASVNGIRRQLGTGWRTVWDSIQPLLQAADEDPSRFEGVAILGVDEHVWHHVSTKPIHHGGRGPKELTGMVDLTRDEGGRTRARLLDLVPGRSGRVYKDWLDQRGDAFRARIEVATLDPFHGYKNAIDDQLEDARSVLDAFHVVKLATTVVDDVRRRVQQQIHGHRGRKSDPLYRVRNVLRAGAENLTDRQRDRLETAWAAHEQHIEVEIAWLCAQKVRSAYRQGTHAAGRAVAEKILATFTSCPIPEVARLGKTLNRWRREFLGYFDTNGASNGGTEAINGLIELHRRIARGFRNRDNYRLRMLLIGGGLDMTHHTQR, from the coding sequence ATGCCTGAGCCTACGTTGTACTGCCGTGCGCGCGGCGACTACTGCACGTGTTGCGATCTGCTGGTCGGATTGCCCGGGCTGCATGTGCTCACCGCCGAACGGGATGACAACGACCGGCTGGTGGTGACGGTCGAGTCCGCGCCGGAGCCGATGGGATGCCGCTCCTGCGGGGTGATCGCCCGTGGTCACGGTCGGATCGAGGTCAGCCTGGTCGACGCGCCAGCGTTCGGGCGACCGGTGCGGATCATCTGGCGCAAGCGCCGGTGGCTGTGTCCAGATCCAGCCTGCGAGGTCGGCTCGTTCATCGAGCAGGACGAGAAGGTCGCTGCACCGCGAGCGGTGCTGACGACCCGGGCGTGCCGGTGGGCGATCGAGCAGATCCGCCGAGAGCACGCCTCCGTCAACGGGATCCGCCGTCAGCTCGGGACAGGATGGCGCACAGTGTGGGACTCGATCCAACCCCTGCTGCAGGCCGCTGACGAGGACCCATCCCGCTTCGAGGGCGTCGCGATCCTCGGGGTTGACGAGCATGTCTGGCATCACGTCTCGACCAAACCCATCCATCACGGCGGGCGCGGCCCCAAAGAGCTGACCGGGATGGTCGACCTGACCCGGGACGAGGGCGGGCGCACGAGGGCGCGGTTGCTCGATCTGGTGCCGGGCCGTTCCGGCAGGGTGTACAAGGACTGGCTCGACCAGCGCGGCGACGCCTTCCGAGCCCGGATCGAGGTGGCGACCCTGGACCCGTTCCATGGGTACAAGAACGCCATCGATGACCAGCTCGAGGACGCCCGCTCGGTCCTGGACGCCTTCCATGTGGTCAAGCTGGCCACCACTGTCGTCGATGATGTCCGCCGGCGGGTTCAGCAGCAGATCCACGGCCACCGCGGCCGCAAGAGCGATCCGCTGTACCGGGTCCGCAACGTCCTGCGCGCCGGCGCGGAGAATCTCACCGATCGGCAACGCGATCGGCTCGAGACGGCCTGGGCCGCTCACGAGCAACACATCGAGGTCGAAATCGCGTGGTTGTGCGCCCAGAAGGTTCGCTCCGCCTACCGTCAGGGCACTCATGCCGCCGGGCGAGCAGTCGCCGAGAAGATCCTCGCCACCTTCACCTCGTGTCCGATCCCCGAGGTCGCACGGCTGGGCAAGACCCTGAACAGATGGCGCCGCGAGTTCCTCGGCTACTTCGACACCAACGGCGCCAGCAACGGCGGCACTGAAGCCATCAATGGACTCATCGAACTCCACCGACGCATCGCCCGAGGCTTCCGCAACCGGGACAACTACCGCCTCCGGATGCTCCTCATCGGCGGCGGGTTAGACATGACACACCACACTCAACGGTGA
- a CDS encoding endonuclease/exonuclease/phosphatase family protein: MLTAGLVLALTVGVIAVFLPQSTPGQWLSTRLLFAQVLAFPGLAGAGLVLLGLGVLALGQRARARAQAGAVVVAVMFALLGTGLLFWPDGPPWAAGPSTATANAGREVRVTVFNSLDTLTAADVQHLIAVVNPDVLVLLEASPARVRTALVGTAFAQGVHEGDDAGFSRGRPAGVAPTAIAMHSRMGSHRPAVPTPMTFGTVALEPAGTLEGPLIVGVHTAPPLPRLMDSWRADLSRLQEMDRAAAEGPMIVAGDLNATLRHGPLAARTHLADTARQCPGSAEGTWPASAPPWVRAPIDHVLVTDDVQVLSCGTVQVGASDHLAYSVELRLP, encoded by the coding sequence GTGCTCACCGCCGGACTCGTCCTCGCGCTCACTGTGGGTGTGATCGCCGTGTTCCTGCCGCAGAGCACCCCGGGGCAGTGGCTGAGCACGCGCCTCCTCTTCGCCCAGGTCCTCGCCTTCCCAGGACTCGCGGGAGCGGGACTCGTCCTTCTCGGTCTCGGCGTGCTCGCCCTGGGCCAGCGGGCGAGGGCGCGCGCACAGGCCGGGGCCGTCGTCGTCGCTGTGATGTTCGCACTCCTGGGCACGGGACTGCTCTTCTGGCCCGATGGCCCGCCATGGGCGGCGGGCCCCTCCACCGCGACGGCGAACGCTGGCCGCGAGGTGCGCGTCACCGTGTTCAACAGTCTGGACACGCTCACCGCGGCGGACGTGCAGCATCTCATCGCGGTGGTGAACCCCGACGTGCTGGTACTGCTCGAGGCGTCGCCAGCACGCGTGAGGACCGCGTTGGTCGGGACCGCCTTCGCCCAGGGCGTCCACGAGGGCGACGACGCCGGATTCAGCCGCGGCCGACCGGCGGGGGTGGCACCCACGGCGATCGCGATGCACTCCCGCATGGGGTCCCACCGTCCAGCCGTTCCCACCCCGATGACGTTCGGGACCGTGGCCCTGGAACCGGCGGGCACCCTGGAGGGCCCGCTGATCGTGGGCGTCCACACGGCACCCCCGCTGCCGCGGCTGATGGACTCCTGGCGCGCCGACCTCAGCCGCCTGCAGGAGATGGACCGCGCCGCCGCTGAGGGACCGATGATCGTGGCCGGGGATCTCAACGCCACCCTGCGCCATGGGCCTCTGGCCGCACGGACACACCTGGCAGACACCGCCCGGCAGTGCCCCGGCTCTGCAGAGGGCACATGGCCCGCGAGCGCACCCCCGTGGGTGCGGGCACCCATCGACCACGTCCTCGTCACGGACGATGTCCAGGTGCTCTCCTGCGGCACCGTCCAGGTGGGCGCCTCCGACCACCTGGCCTACTCGGTGGAGTTGCGCTTGCCCTGA